The sequence CAGCGGCCGGCCCAGCGCACGGTGCTCAGGCACGCCCCACAGCTCGCTGGCAGAGCGGTTCAGTCCGCTGACCACCAGCGCCTCGCCCAGTTCGGTCTGCTCGCGGCGGTACAGCAGCACCGCCTGCGGCAGAGCGTCCAGCCAGTTCGGCGTCGCGCCGCTCATGGCTGCCTCGGGTGCGCTTTGCCCCGCTGGAACATTGAATTCACGGTATTCCCCCCCCATTGGTCACTCTTCTCCTTCCCAGGACCGCATGCGGTAGCCACGGCCGCGCACCGTTTCCAGAAACGTAGGTGCACCCGGCGCGTCGCCCAGGTGCGAGCGCAGCTGCGTGACATGTTGGTCCACCGTGCGTTCGCCGCCCAGAAAATCGGCGCCCCACACGCGGTCCAGCAACTCGGTGCGTGAGTAGACCCGCCCTGCGTTCTGCGTCAGGAAGGTGAGCAGGTCAAATTCGCGGCGGGTCAGGCTCAGGCGCTGGCCATTTAGGCGGGCGTCGGCAGCAGCCAGGTCAATGTGCAGCGGGCCGTTGCTCAGCTGCTGCGGCTGCTCAGGCTGGGTACGGCGCAGCAGCGCACGCACGCGGGCCACCAGCTCGGCGGCGCCGAACGGTTTGGTCAGGTAGTCGTCGGCGCCGGTTTCCAGACCCTCGACCCGCTCGGCCTCGGCGGCGCGGGCGGTGAGCATCAGCACGGGCAGCCGGCGCAGTTCGGAGTGCGAACGCAGCCGGCGCAGCAGGCCCAGCCCGCTTTCTCCCGGCAGCATCCAGTCCAGCACCAGGGCGTCGGCACCGGCCAGGGCGTCCTCGGCCTCGGCGACCGCCGCATAGGCACTCACCGTCAGACCGGCCCGTTCCAGGTGGAAGCGCAGCACCTCCCGGACGGTGGCCTCGTCTTCGATTACGACGACATGGTTCATCGCCTGACATTGTGCCGCAGCGGCGGGCCATTTTCGTCAGCGCTGTGTCAGATGTGGCGGCACTGCAACATAAAAGGCCCGCCCTGTAGCTGGGGCGGGCCACTGGAACAGGCGCGGGGGAAGGCCTCAGCCCGGCACCACTTCAGGAAAATCGATGTCCTCGGCGTCGCTCCACAGGCCTTCAAGGTCGTAGTACTCGCGGGCTTCCTTGGTCATGATGTGCACGGTAATCGCCCCGAAGGACAGCAGCAGCCAGCGTTCACTGGGGCCTTCTACGCTGGGAGCCGGCAGGCCGACTTCCTCGGCGCGCTCACGGATGCTTTGCTGTACGGCGTTCAGCTGCAGCCCGGCCGTCGCCGTGCAGATGATGAAGTAGTCCAGCGAGGTGCTGACGTCCGTGAGGTCCAGCACGCGCACATTCTCGGCGCGGCGCTCGCGGGCAGCTTCGACCAGCGCTTGCAGCTGGCGGAGGTCCTGGGTCTTTTGTTTGGTCATGGTTGCTCCTTAAGGGTTGGGGATGCAGGGAAACAGGAAAAAGGGGAAATGCAGCGGAACATAAGGTGTTGGCCGGCGGGCACATGCCCCGGGGGGACCGCCGGCCGCATGGGAGTGCCCTGACCATAGCAGAGGCCCGGCGCCGCTGCGCTCCTGGCGCAGTTGAGCTTTCGCTTAGAGCGGTGAGGGTGAGCGGCGGGGGATGAGCAGGAACCCAGCCAGGCGCCCTACTCTCTCCCTACTCCCCACTCGCCGCTTGCCGCTGCTACTCGGCAGTGTCCTGAAGCAGTGCGGCCGCGTCCTCCCTGGTGAGGCCCAGTTGCCGGCCGTCGGTGGGGCGGCGCAGCGGCAGCAGCGCACCCAGCTGGGTCCGGGCGTCGGTGCCCAGCCACACGGCCACCTCGCCGCTTTGCAGCTCGAAGCGTTCGCCCTGCAGCCGGGGCAGACCCAGCAGCTGTGCCAGGGCGCTGGCCTCGGCGGGAGCGTCCAGTGTGAGAACCTGGCTGCTCATGGGGTCGGGCGGCTCCAGCTGCAACTGGATATTGCGGTAGCCCACCTGCTCCAGACTGCGTGCCAGGGCCGGGCCCAGCAGCGCGCCGGAGCCGTCGTGAATCACCAGCGGCAACTCGGCCAGAGCGGCGGTGGGGTCGGCGGCTGCCTCGCCCTCCCTTTCCTCCGGGCCTGTCCCGCCCTGCGCCTGCTCCAGCTCCTGCT is a genomic window of Deinococcus proteolyticus MRP containing:
- a CDS encoding response regulator transcription factor yields the protein MNHVVVIEDEATVREVLRFHLERAGLTVSAYAAVAEAEDALAGADALVLDWMLPGESGLGLLRRLRSHSELRRLPVLMLTARAAEAERVEGLETGADDYLTKPFGAAELVARVRALLRRTQPEQPQQLSNGPLHIDLAAADARLNGQRLSLTRREFDLLTFLTQNAGRVYSRTELLDRVWGADFLGGERTVDQHVTQLRSHLGDAPGAPTFLETVRGRGYRMRSWEGEE
- the rsfS gene encoding ribosome silencing factor; translated protein: MTKQKTQDLRQLQALVEAARERRAENVRVLDLTDVSTSLDYFIICTATAGLQLNAVQQSIRERAEEVGLPAPSVEGPSERWLLLSFGAITVHIMTKEAREYYDLEGLWSDAEDIDFPEVVPG